Proteins found in one Gloeocapsopsis sp. IPPAS B-1203 genomic segment:
- a CDS encoding iron ABC transporter permease: MAELANREQTSKSPLIGLIISLVLLMICLFVSIALGAADISLKTIYEAIAVFDGSTEHLIIRTVRVPRSLLAILVGAATAIAGAIMQGISRNPLADPEILGINAGAAFAVVIAIFLFGTSEPIFYVWCAFFGAGASAVSVYLLGSLGRGGITPLNLTIAGAAIAALLSAITTGILIVSQRTLDEIRFWLAGSVAGRDYAIIGQVLPYIIIGIVLALALARQINILNLGEDVAKGLGQKTAWVKIAAAVAVLLLAGSAVAAAGPIGFIGLVVPHIVRLLIGIDYRWLLPYSAIFGAILLLASDVVARLIIRPQELPVGIVTALVGAPFFVYLARMKVSK; this comes from the coding sequence ATGGCAGAATTAGCAAACAGAGAACAAACGAGTAAATCGCCACTGATAGGCTTAATTATCAGCTTAGTGTTATTGATGATCTGTCTATTTGTCAGCATTGCCTTAGGTGCAGCGGACATTTCATTGAAAACAATTTATGAGGCGATCGCTGTTTTTGATGGTTCAACGGAACATCTGATCATTCGTACAGTGCGCGTACCGCGATCGCTGCTAGCAATTCTTGTTGGTGCAGCAACCGCTATTGCTGGAGCAATTATGCAAGGTATTAGCCGTAATCCCTTAGCAGATCCCGAAATTTTGGGAATCAATGCAGGTGCAGCGTTTGCTGTTGTTATTGCTATCTTTCTTTTTGGGACTTCTGAACCCATTTTTTATGTTTGGTGTGCGTTTTTCGGTGCTGGTGCAAGTGCTGTGAGTGTTTACCTTCTGGGTTCTTTAGGGCGTGGTGGTATTACTCCGCTCAATCTGACAATTGCAGGTGCGGCGATCGCAGCATTACTTTCAGCAATCACAACAGGCATTTTGATTGTGAGTCAACGCACTCTTGATGAAATTCGCTTTTGGTTAGCAGGAAGTGTTGCTGGTCGCGATTATGCAATTATTGGACAAGTGTTGCCATACATTATTATTGGCATTGTACTCGCACTTGCTTTAGCAAGACAAATTAACATTCTCAATCTTGGTGAAGATGTTGCCAAAGGCTTAGGACAAAAAACTGCCTGGGTGAAAATTGCTGCTGCTGTCGCTGTATTGTTATTAGCTGGTAGTGCTGTTGCGGCAGCAGGACCTATCGGTTTCATTGGTTTAGTCGTTCCTCACATTGTCCGCTTACTGATTGGGATAGATTATCGCTGGCTTCTACCATATAGTGCAATATTCGGTGCGATATTATTGCTAGCTTCCGATGTTGTTGCGCGACTGATTATTCGACCACAAGAATTGCCCGTAGGCATCGTAACAGCCTTAGTTGGTGCGCCCTTCTTTGTTTATCTTGCTCGGATGAAAGTTAGTAAATGA
- a CDS encoding iron ABC transporter permease has translation MKQNTFQFRSRSLPLSLRIKQRVLTVLLLLLLVTLVAMIASIGYGEYPIPPLAVIQTVLGLEGNSDYAFVINTLRLPRTLVASLVGLALAISGAIMQGITRNPLADPGIIGVNAGASLAAVSLIVLFPNVPVGFLPLSAFAGALVVSLLIYFLAWEGGSSPLRLILIGVGIATVIGACTSVIVTFGEINSVSQALVWLAGSVYGRSWEQVFAFLPWLAVFVPLALVKTRQLNALALGDDLATGLGCHVEWQRGWLLLISTALAGSAVATAGAIGFVGLMAPHMARQFVGSTHGSLVPVAGMMGAMLVVVADLLGRTLFAPIEIPCGIVTAVIGAPYFMYLLVQKRNQ, from the coding sequence ATGAAGCAAAATACCTTTCAATTTCGTTCGCGATCGCTACCGCTATCACTCCGCATCAAGCAGCGTGTTCTAACTGTGTTGCTATTGTTGTTACTTGTAACTTTGGTAGCAATGATTGCTAGCATTGGGTATGGAGAATATCCCATACCACCACTTGCTGTTATTCAAACGGTATTGGGGTTAGAAGGAAATTCTGACTACGCATTTGTGATTAATACACTGCGACTACCGAGAACTTTAGTAGCAAGTCTAGTAGGGCTAGCACTCGCGATCTCTGGCGCAATCATGCAAGGAATTACCCGTAACCCACTTGCAGATCCTGGCATTATTGGTGTTAATGCTGGTGCAAGTTTAGCCGCTGTGAGCTTGATTGTCTTGTTTCCTAATGTTCCTGTAGGGTTTTTACCCTTATCTGCCTTTGCTGGGGCGCTAGTAGTTTCATTGCTGATTTATTTTTTAGCATGGGAGGGGGGCAGTTCTCCGTTGCGGTTGATTTTAATTGGAGTTGGGATTGCTACTGTGATTGGTGCTTGCACGAGTGTAATTGTGACATTCGGTGAGATTAACAGCGTTAGCCAAGCTTTAGTCTGGTTAGCAGGAAGTGTTTACGGACGTAGTTGGGAGCAGGTTTTTGCCTTTTTACCTTGGCTTGCTGTATTTGTGCCATTGGCTTTAGTTAAGACTCGACAACTCAATGCCTTAGCTTTAGGTGACGATCTTGCTACTGGATTAGGTTGTCATGTAGAGTGGCAGCGCGGCTGGTTGTTACTGATTAGTACAGCGCTTGCTGGATCTGCGGTAGCAACGGCTGGTGCAATTGGTTTTGTCGGTTTAATGGCTCCTCATATGGCACGTCAATTCGTAGGTTCTACACATGGTTCGCTCGTTCCAGTTGCAGGGATGATGGGTGCGATGCTTGTTGTTGTTGCTGATTTATTAGGACGTACCCTATTTGCTCCGATTGAAATTCCTTGTGGTATCGTGACTGCGGTTATTGGTGCTCCTTATTTTATGTATTTATTAGTGCAGAAGCGCAATCAGTAA
- a CDS encoding antibiotic biosynthesis monooxygenase has product MILEVAILDIKPGLAVEFETAFKTASTIIASMPGYSSHELQRCLETTNRYILLVRWQKLEDHIVGFRQSPEYQEWRSLLHHFYEPFPTVEHYETVLNNI; this is encoded by the coding sequence GTGATACTAGAAGTTGCAATTCTCGACATTAAGCCTGGTTTGGCTGTTGAATTTGAAACTGCTTTCAAAACTGCTTCAACTATCATTGCTTCTATGCCTGGATACAGTTCTCATGAACTGCAACGTTGCTTAGAAACTACAAATAGATATATATTGCTTGTACGCTGGCAAAAGTTAGAAGATCATATAGTTGGATTTCGACAATCTCCAGAGTATCAAGAGTGGCGTTCTCTATTGCATCATTTCTATGAGCCGTTTCCAACGGTAGAACATTATGAAACCGTATTGAATAATATCTAA
- a CDS encoding CBS domain-containing protein: MPKTVAEVMSRDPIVVRSETPLNEAIQILAEKRISGLPVVNDTGKLVGIISESDLMWQETGVTPPAYIMILDSVIYLQNPAKYERDLHKALGQTVGEVMSSDPVTVSPDKTLREAAKLMHDREVRRLPVIDSEGKIIGILTRGDVVRAMAAED; this comes from the coding sequence ATGCCTAAGACTGTTGCTGAGGTGATGAGCCGCGATCCAATTGTCGTACGCTCAGAAACACCTTTGAACGAAGCTATTCAAATTCTGGCAGAGAAACGTATCAGTGGTTTGCCTGTTGTTAATGATACTGGCAAATTAGTCGGCATTATCTCTGAAAGCGACTTGATGTGGCAGGAAACAGGTGTGACCCCTCCTGCATACATTATGATTCTCGATAGTGTGATTTATTTACAAAATCCTGCCAAATACGAGCGCGACTTACATAAAGCCCTAGGGCAAACTGTCGGGGAAGTAATGAGTAGCGATCCGGTTACTGTTTCCCCTGATAAAACTTTGAGAGAGGCTGCTAAGTTAATGCACGATCGCGAAGTGCGCCGCCTACCTGTTATCGACTCAGAAGGAAAGATTATTGGCATTCTCACCCGTGGAGATGTAGTACGGGCAATGGCAGCGGAAGATTAG
- a CDS encoding TetR/AcrR family transcriptional regulator, with amino-acid sequence MVRPAKSEKVQRVKKCRDAEATQAVILTAAEAEFAQHGLMAARTEAIAAKTGVAKSMIYYYFKDKEGLYQAVLERSHAELLQVTQQLNLEALSPEAALEKFLTALLDCVARNPKLPTIMFHEAVQNQGKYYKRSSSLSIDTTLVNILDRGVTAGVFRQIDPFISAINIMGSCLFYFIGAGNIQQHPQGKRVFSKAMLEKHTQEAIAFILAGVR; translated from the coding sequence GTGGTGCGTCCAGCAAAATCTGAAAAAGTACAGAGGGTTAAGAAGTGTCGAGATGCTGAAGCAACTCAAGCCGTTATTTTGACAGCAGCAGAAGCAGAGTTTGCCCAACATGGGTTAATGGCTGCGAGAACTGAGGCGATCGCCGCAAAAACAGGTGTGGCAAAGTCGATGATTTATTATTATTTCAAAGACAAAGAGGGTTTGTATCAAGCAGTGTTGGAGCGATCGCACGCAGAACTTTTACAAGTTACTCAACAATTGAATTTAGAAGCGCTATCTCCTGAAGCAGCATTAGAGAAGTTTTTGACAGCATTGCTTGATTGTGTCGCACGCAACCCAAAATTACCAACAATCATGTTTCATGAAGCTGTACAAAATCAAGGGAAATACTATAAGCGCAGTAGTTCTTTAAGCATTGATACAACTTTGGTAAATATCTTAGATCGCGGAGTTACAGCGGGAGTATTTCGTCAAATCGATCCTTTTATCTCAGCAATTAATATTATGGGAAGTTGCTTATTTTATTTCATTGGTGCGGGAAATATTCAACAACATCCTCAAGGTAAACGGGTTTTCAGTAAAGCAATGTTGGAAAAACATACTCAAGAGGCGATCGCATTCATCTTGGCAGGTGTGCGATAA
- a CDS encoding M42 family peptidase has translation MYDEIFELIQELVMHHSPSGAEGEINQLLLQQFAALSVEVWCDRADNIIAKIPGRDASRSIAITAHKDEIGAIVKTVGDEGQVEVRRLGGSYPWIYGEGVVDLLGDNETISGILSFGSRHVSHESPQKELQEDTPVKWENAWIETKCTPEELDDAGIRPGTRVVIGKHRKHPARLKDYIASYTLDNKASVAILLALAEQIKQPVVDTYLVASAKEEVGAVGALYFSQKQHLDALIALEICPLAPEYPIKSGEAPVILSQDGYGIYDETLNGQLRQVAQKLDMPVQLATLSGFGSDASIAMKFGHVPRAACLAFPTQNTHGYEIAHLGAIANCIKLLQAFCETPFN, from the coding sequence ATGTACGACGAAATATTTGAACTTATTCAAGAATTAGTGATGCATCATTCGCCGAGTGGTGCAGAAGGAGAGATTAATCAATTATTACTGCAACAATTTGCGGCACTTTCAGTAGAAGTCTGGTGCGATCGCGCCGATAACATTATTGCCAAAATTCCAGGGCGTGACGCGAGTCGATCTATTGCAATTACCGCACACAAAGACGAAATTGGTGCAATTGTCAAAACAGTTGGTGATGAAGGGCAAGTCGAAGTTCGCAGGCTAGGAGGTTCTTATCCTTGGATTTATGGTGAAGGCGTTGTCGATTTACTTGGTGACAATGAAACGATTAGCGGTATTCTCAGCTTTGGTTCGCGCCATGTATCGCACGAATCGCCGCAAAAAGAGTTGCAAGAAGATACTCCTGTAAAGTGGGAAAATGCATGGATTGAGACGAAGTGTACGCCAGAAGAACTCGACGATGCAGGAATTCGCCCAGGAACGCGGGTAGTCATCGGGAAACATCGCAAACATCCAGCGCGATTGAAAGATTATATTGCAAGTTACACGCTGGATAATAAAGCTTCTGTGGCAATTTTGCTGGCATTAGCAGAACAAATCAAACAGCCAGTTGTTGATACTTATCTTGTGGCTTCAGCAAAAGAAGAAGTGGGTGCAGTGGGAGCGCTGTATTTTAGTCAAAAGCAGCATTTGGATGCTTTAATTGCATTAGAAATTTGTCCTTTAGCGCCAGAATACCCAATTAAATCTGGAGAAGCACCCGTAATTCTCTCGCAAGATGGATACGGAATTTACGATGAAACGCTTAACGGACAACTAAGACAAGTAGCACAAAAGCTAGATATGCCAGTACAACTCGCAACCTTGAGTGGTTTTGGTAGCGATGCTTCGATCGCCATGAAATTTGGTCATGTTCCCCGTGCGGCGTGTTTAGCATTTCCGACACAAAATACCCACGGTTATGAAATTGCTCACTTGGGTGCGATCGCTAACTGCATTAAATTACTCCAAGCCTTCTGCGAAACTCCCTTTAATTGA
- a CDS encoding cupin domain-containing protein — protein MLVQKLNACPEFLAGDSTHLRELLHPDKQAIALRYSLAHATLPVGETSQPHSLKTSEVYYILSGKGEMHINNETQIVEPGDAVYIPPHAKQFIHSCGDEPLVFICIVDPAWRKEDETVY, from the coding sequence ATGCTCGTACAAAAACTCAATGCCTGTCCTGAATTTCTGGCTGGAGATAGCACGCATTTACGCGAATTATTGCACCCAGATAAACAAGCGATCGCCTTACGCTACAGTCTAGCTCATGCTACTTTACCCGTAGGAGAAACTTCACAGCCGCACTCGTTGAAAACGTCTGAAGTTTACTACATTCTCAGCGGAAAAGGTGAAATGCATATCAACAATGAAACTCAAATTGTCGAACCTGGTGATGCGGTTTACATTCCTCCTCATGCAAAACAGTTTATTCACAGTTGTGGTGATGAACCATTAGTTTTTATTTGTATTGTTGATCCAGCATGGCGCAAAGAAGATGAAACGGTTTATTAA
- a CDS encoding FAD-dependent monooxygenase yields the protein MHAAKIIIIGGGIGGAATALALHRAGFDFTVYERSQQLREVGAGIALWANATHILQNLGLLNNAMQVGCLTTNYQFNSQHGKELVNIAVDNFELPVIGIHRAELHQLLWQNVPREKFILGETFERFERSESEVCAYFKSGLSVTGDALIGADGLRSRVRTSLLGDQPLTYRNFKTWRGLTDYIPSRYRPGYIQEFLGRGKGFGFMMLGKGKMYWYAAAYAPEAQPDAAIGRKQELERMYQDWFPSIPELIAATEEANILTTDLYDRPPIQPWSQQNITLLGDAAHPMLPTMGQGACTALEDAYVIAKCLQASDPITAFQNYESLRFERTKAIVVQSLRSSKMGELTHPLAVGFRNTFMKVMSSAISNSFQSLHAYRA from the coding sequence ATGCATGCGGCAAAAATAATTATCATTGGTGGTGGAATTGGTGGTGCAGCAACAGCATTAGCTTTACATCGTGCGGGCTTTGATTTCACAGTTTATGAACGATCGCAACAATTACGCGAGGTTGGGGCTGGGATTGCACTCTGGGCAAATGCAACACATATCTTGCAGAATTTAGGTTTACTGAATAATGCAATGCAAGTTGGTTGTCTTACCACAAATTATCAATTCAACTCGCAACACGGTAAGGAGTTAGTCAACATTGCTGTAGATAATTTTGAGTTACCCGTTATCGGAATTCATCGCGCCGAATTACATCAGTTACTATGGCAGAATGTTCCGCGTGAAAAGTTCATTTTAGGAGAAACCTTTGAGCGATTTGAACGTAGTGAAAGCGAAGTTTGTGCTTACTTTAAGTCAGGTTTGAGTGTTACCGGAGATGCTTTGATTGGTGCGGATGGTTTGCGATCGCGAGTGCGAACATCACTGCTAGGCGATCAACCGCTAACGTACCGTAACTTTAAAACTTGGCGTGGTTTGACCGATTATATTCCGAGTAGATATCGCCCTGGCTACATTCAGGAGTTTTTAGGGCGTGGTAAAGGTTTTGGGTTTATGATGCTAGGCAAAGGAAAAATGTATTGGTACGCCGCAGCTTACGCCCCAGAAGCCCAACCGGATGCGGCGATCGGTCGTAAACAAGAATTAGAAAGAATGTATCAAGACTGGTTTCCATCGATTCCTGAATTGATTGCTGCCACAGAAGAAGCTAACATTTTGACAACGGATCTTTATGATCGTCCCCCAATCCAACCGTGGAGTCAGCAAAATATAACATTACTTGGTGATGCTGCGCACCCCATGCTACCTACAATGGGACAAGGAGCTTGTACTGCTTTAGAGGATGCGTATGTCATTGCCAAATGCTTGCAAGCATCAGATCCAATAACTGCTTTCCAAAATTATGAATCCTTACGATTTGAGCGCACTAAGGCGATCGTTGTGCAGTCTTTACGCTCAAGCAAAATGGGTGAATTAACACATCCTTTAGCTGTAGGCTTTCGCAATACTTTTATGAAAGTTATGAGTTCAGCAATTAGTAACAGCTTCCAGTCACTTCATGCTTACAGAGCTTAG
- a CDS encoding HlyD family efflux transporter periplasmic adaptor subunit: MDTTQQRVKRPTLASSPAQSRQVKQQFATPDEFLSYELGKAVQELPPLYTRLLAGSISLLVFGAIGWAHFSRIDEVAVAPGELIASTQVRPVRALGEGSILAVRVREGDRVNQGDVLVERNSDLPQAEVDRLTRSAQLIGEDLERLEAERTGAAASGTGLQDQLLSSRMQNFEARQAAAVAEANRQAAVANEARVRLSRLQDNLVNARTTVANAQQNQANAQSIAEKAKSLLANAEKREASLRTLLEDGAAPRLDYIEAQNAVLQAQAGVTNAEDGITNARSRIVEAQDRVMSIEKEIAAQAQQVRQAEQAYQAARDQAASLASERQSEILTQLNRRREEQATVQGQLVQAQKQREQEVITAPVDGTIYSIKATSGPVQPGEELLSILPDGEELLLEVRVLNRDIGFIREGMRAKVKLATFPFQEFGTINAEVISVSPNAVNDEKLGLVFPTRLKLERNALQVRGQEVQLTPGMSATGEIVTRRKSVLTFLLEPVTRRFSEAFSVR, translated from the coding sequence ATGGATACAACGCAGCAAAGAGTAAAACGTCCGACACTAGCTTCCTCACCCGCACAATCACGGCAGGTGAAGCAGCAATTTGCAACTCCCGATGAGTTCCTCTCATACGAGTTGGGTAAAGCAGTTCAAGAATTACCACCTTTATACACCAGACTTTTAGCAGGAAGCATTAGTTTGCTAGTGTTTGGTGCAATTGGTTGGGCGCACTTTAGCAGGATTGATGAAGTTGCGGTAGCACCAGGAGAATTAATCGCGTCTACACAAGTACGACCAGTGCGCGCACTAGGAGAAGGATCAATCTTAGCGGTACGAGTACGAGAAGGCGATCGCGTCAATCAAGGCGATGTTCTTGTGGAACGAAACTCCGATTTACCTCAAGCTGAAGTTGATCGCTTAACGCGATCGGCACAATTGATTGGTGAAGATCTCGAACGATTAGAAGCAGAACGTACTGGCGCAGCAGCATCAGGAACCGGTCTTCAAGATCAGTTACTCAGTTCTCGGATGCAAAACTTTGAAGCACGTCAAGCAGCAGCAGTAGCCGAAGCAAATCGTCAAGCAGCAGTAGCTAACGAAGCGAGAGTACGCTTAAGCCGTTTGCAAGATAACCTTGTGAATGCAAGAACGACTGTAGCCAACGCTCAGCAAAACCAAGCTAATGCCCAAAGTATCGCAGAAAAAGCTAAAAGTTTACTGGCAAACGCTGAAAAACGCGAAGCTAGCCTGCGTACTCTTCTAGAAGATGGTGCAGCACCTCGCCTCGATTATATCGAAGCACAAAACGCTGTTTTGCAAGCGCAAGCAGGTGTGACTAACGCCGAAGATGGAATCACTAATGCGCGATCGCGCATTGTCGAAGCACAAGATCGCGTGATGTCAATAGAAAAAGAGATTGCGGCTCAAGCACAACAAGTGCGCCAAGCCGAACAAGCGTATCAAGCAGCACGCGATCAAGCAGCAAGTTTGGCATCAGAACGCCAAAGCGAAATCTTAACGCAACTTAATAGACGGCGAGAAGAGCAAGCAACAGTTCAAGGACAACTAGTTCAAGCCCAAAAACAGCGCGAACAAGAAGTTATTACAGCTCCAGTCGATGGCACAATTTATAGCATCAAAGCCACAAGTGGACCAGTACAACCAGGAGAAGAGTTACTATCTATTCTCCCTGATGGTGAAGAATTGTTACTAGAAGTTCGCGTTCTCAACCGCGATATTGGTTTCATTCGCGAAGGAATGCGGGCAAAAGTAAAATTGGCAACTTTCCCTTTTCAAGAATTTGGCACAATTAATGCTGAAGTGATTAGTGTGAGTCCTAATGCCGTTAACGACGAAAAGTTAGGCTTAGTATTTCCCACACGACTTAAATTAGAGAGAAATGCACTACAAGTTCGCGGTCAAGAAGTACAGTTGACTCCAGGTATGAGTGCAACAGGCGAAATTGTCACTCGCCGCAAATCAGTTTTAACGTTCTTACTCGAACCAGTAACACGGCGCTTTAGTGAAGCATTTTCTGTGAGGTAA
- a CDS encoding type II toxin-antitoxin system HicA family toxin: MKRRDLIKKIEEMGCVFIRHGGKHDWYQNPQAMRGAQYLKLYQHLGSS, from the coding sequence GTGAAGCGCAGAGACTTAATTAAGAAGATTGAGGAAATGGGTTGTGTTTTCATCCGTCACGGTGGCAAACATGATTGGTATCAAAACCCTCAAGCTATGCGTGGGGCACAGTACTTGAAGCTTTACCAGCATCTAGGCTCAAGTTAG
- a CDS encoding serine/threonine-protein kinase gives MLGKLIRDRYQIVQVLNTEGFCHTYLAKDTHQHHPTTCIVKHFQAVSDHPESLATLRGLFIREVEALKKLGDYDRIPQLLCNFEENQEFYLIQEFIAGNPLSTELEPGQKWSESQVIQLLQEVLPILEFIHSHGLIHRNIQPKNIIRRQHDDRLILVDFSSVKQAWTRVVTNQGKTSSNYFLSGPATIAIGTAGYMPTEQAQGKPRPNSDIYALGIIGIQALTGLNPTQFTQNFETGEINWQDHCPQVSPELANVLNNAICYHYRDRYQSATEALQAIQPLVMKQLLSPTVISQKTPTSNSDTTYLDKDLKQQGDKRDLTFPSKSTLLFGSLIGSVAAVLIIGGNYYFTRSLQRTPEIRPSVSPSPTTLNKIVLDKTLSGHSDTVWSVAVRPNSQNILSGSSDRTIKLWDFSSGKLLRTFSRHSGTVWSVAVSPDGQSFASSSSDNTADVWDLTTGKFLCTLAGHSGIVWSTAFSPDSETLATGSDDRTIRLWSMTTGKEFRQLSGHSDAVRAIAFSPDGQYLVSGSSDTTIKVWDFRSGKVLRTLQGHSDRILTVAISPDNQLLVSGSVDKTIRIWQLSSGKLLRTLSGNPHWVNTVAISPDGNLLASGIGKKLEVWNLNTGEKRYIPFQEASDITSIFFSTDSKNIISSSRDNSIKILRL, from the coding sequence ATGTTAGGCAAGCTAATACGCGATCGCTATCAGATTGTTCAAGTCCTCAACACAGAAGGCTTCTGTCACACATACCTTGCCAAAGATACTCATCAACATCACCCAACAACTTGTATTGTTAAACATTTTCAGGCTGTCAGTGACCATCCTGAGTCTTTAGCCACTCTTAGAGGATTGTTCATTAGAGAAGTAGAAGCCCTAAAAAAACTGGGTGACTACGACCGAATTCCTCAACTTTTGTGTAATTTTGAAGAAAATCAAGAGTTTTACCTCATACAAGAATTCATTGCGGGAAATCCATTAAGTACAGAACTAGAACCTGGACAGAAATGGAGTGAAAGCCAAGTTATTCAGCTACTGCAAGAAGTATTGCCGATTTTAGAGTTTATTCACAGCCACGGGCTGATTCATCGCAACATTCAACCTAAAAATATCATTAGAAGACAACATGACGATCGCCTAATATTAGTAGATTTTAGTTCTGTAAAACAAGCTTGGACACGAGTCGTTACTAATCAGGGCAAAACTAGTTCTAACTATTTTCTCAGCGGACCTGCAACAATTGCTATCGGCACAGCAGGCTATATGCCAACCGAACAAGCCCAAGGAAAACCACGTCCAAACAGCGATATTTACGCGCTTGGGATAATTGGAATTCAAGCTTTAACAGGTTTAAACCCCACACAATTTACACAAAACTTTGAAACAGGAGAAATTAACTGGCAAGATCATTGTCCTCAGGTTAGCCCAGAGCTTGCTAATGTGTTAAATAACGCAATCTGCTATCACTACAGAGATCGATACCAAAGCGCAACTGAAGCACTGCAAGCAATACAACCTTTAGTTATGAAGCAGTTACTTTCTCCAACAGTTATCAGTCAGAAAACTCCGACATCAAATTCAGATACAACTTATTTAGATAAAGACTTAAAACAGCAAGGAGACAAACGCGATCTCACTTTTCCGAGTAAATCTACACTACTTTTTGGAAGTTTAATTGGTAGTGTGGCTGCTGTTTTGATTATTGGTGGTAACTACTATTTCACGCGATCGCTACAGCGTACTCCAGAAATACGACCTTCTGTTTCGCCTTCCCCAACTACGCTGAACAAGATTGTATTAGATAAAACACTCTCAGGACATTCTGATACTGTCTGGTCGGTGGCGGTAAGACCAAATAGCCAGAATATCTTAAGTGGTAGTAGCGATCGCACAATTAAACTGTGGGATTTTAGCAGTGGTAAACTACTGCGGACTTTTTCTCGACATTCTGGTACAGTTTGGTCAGTTGCTGTTAGTCCTGATGGGCAAAGCTTTGCTAGTAGTAGCAGTGACAACACCGCAGATGTTTGGGATTTAACAACAGGAAAATTTTTATGTACGCTTGCTGGACATTCTGGTATAGTTTGGTCTACTGCTTTTAGTCCAGACAGTGAAACTCTGGCGACTGGTAGTGACGATCGCACAATTCGGCTGTGGAGTATGACTACAGGAAAAGAATTTCGTCAGTTATCAGGACATTCTGATGCAGTAAGAGCGATCGCCTTTAGTCCTGATGGGCAATATTTAGTCAGTGGAAGTAGTGATACGACAATTAAAGTTTGGGACTTCCGTAGTGGAAAAGTTTTAAGAACACTGCAAGGACATAGCGATCGCATTCTCACTGTTGCAATTAGTCCAGATAATCAATTACTCGTCAGCGGTAGTGTAGATAAAACAATCAGAATTTGGCAACTTAGCAGTGGAAAATTATTACGCACTTTGTCTGGAAATCCTCATTGGGTAAATACCGTTGCTATCAGTCCTGATGGTAACTTGCTTGCAAGTGGTATTGGTAAAAAATTAGAAGTTTGGAATCTCAATACTGGCGAGAAGAGATATATACCCTTTCAAGAAGCAAGTGACATTACTTCTATTTTTTTCAGCACAGATAGTAAAAATATTATTAGTAGTAGTAGAGATAATTCAATCAAGATTTTGCGATTATAA